A genomic stretch from Arachis stenosperma cultivar V10309 chromosome 3, arast.V10309.gnm1.PFL2, whole genome shotgun sequence includes:
- the LOC130966820 gene encoding uncharacterized protein LOC130966820, with the protein MASEEESVLVLVHCSGKIQKSKRYGVKFTDREPVSVFISSSSTLSDLKNNILQKLGISGSKWVKKLFYKIPIAVVSTRVQYDTFVLATDEDIRVLFHCVRSFPEVRIHELFAKLDVGVDSSGASSPFHNSTGVGSASCSMPMIAPSVPLVASPSFAADLDRTEAVGSAPLQNPGVRGQAYEVGIGGGLIPDVQGFGEPDRVDNAMYDDESDKEPVDIIGDSDDDTAANPPTQHGPSSSGTQQYPPHFLTLNLEALGKQVDGGPTVGGSSTEFQIGLSFQNKDQAVLSVKDYNIRRGVEYRVIESDHLKYHGKCKEFGKGCTWLIRVALCARKGTWEVQRYNGPHTCLAMSISSDHRQLDYHVICARILPLVRTDAAVTVKVLQQATEADYGFRPSYRKVWLAKQKAVAQIYGDWEESYAELPRWMLGVQFTMAGTVTVLKTSPVRVGGEVDDSMVYFHRLFWTFPPCIEAFRHCKPLVSIDGTHLYGKYGGTLLLAIAQDGNSNILPIAFALVEGENAESWSFFLSNLRLHVTPQEGILVISDRHNGIKATLEAPETGWLPPRAFRAYFIRHVAANFALTFKGKDARRMLVNVAY; encoded by the coding sequence ATGGCAAGTGAGGAAGAGAGTGTTCTTGTCCTAGTGCATTGCTCTGGGAAAATTCAAAAAAGCAAGAGATATGGTGTGAAATTCACTGACAGAGAACCGGTGAGTGTTTTCATCAGTTCCTCAAGCACTTTGTCAGATCTAAAGAACAACATCTTGCAGAAGCTTGGGATTTCTGGTAGCAAGTGGGTGAAGAAGTTATTCTACAAGATTCCCATCGCAGTTGTCTCGACCCGGGTTCAGTATGATACCTTTGTGCTAGCGACTGATGAAGACATTAGGGTTCTGTTCCATTGTGTCAGAAGTTTTCCAGAGGTCAGAATACACGAGTTATTCGCAAAGTTGGATGTTGGGGTGGATAGTTCTGGGGCATCATCTCCATTTCATAACTCGACTGGCGTGGGAAGTGCGTCTTGTTCGATGCCTATGATAGCACCATCCGTTCCGCTGGTCGCATCCCCATCATTCGCGGCTGATTTAGATCGAACAGAGGCTGTTGGTTCTGCACCTTTGCAGAATCCAGGGGTCCGTGGGCAGGCATATGAGGTGGGCATCGGTGGTGGCTTAATTCCTGATGTGCAAGGGTTTGGGGAACCTGATCGAGTAGATAATGCAATGTATGACGATGAGTCTGACAAGGAGCCTGTAGATATTATTGGGGACAGCGATGATGACACAGCTGCCAATCCACCTACACAGCATGGGCCTTCTAGTTCTGGCACTCAACAGTACCCTCCACACTTCTTGACTTTAAACTTGGAGGCTCTGGGTAAACAGGTGGACGGTGGTCCCACAGTTGGGGGCTCTTCTACAGAATTTCAGATTGGGCTGTCATTCCAAAATAAAGATCAGGCTGTGTTGAGTGTGAAGGACTACAATATCCGTCGAGGTGTTGAGTACAGAGTCATTGAATCAGATCATTTGAAGTATCATGGAAAATGCAAGGAGTTTGGCAAGGGTTGCACTTGGTTGATTCGAGTAGCGCTGTGTGCACGCAAGGGCACTTGGGAGGTTCAGAGGTACAACGGTCCACACACTTGCTTGGCTATGTCTATATCGAGTGATCACCGTCAGCTTGATTACCACGTCATTTGTGCAAGGATTCTACCATTGGTTAGGACAGATGCTGCGGTTACCGTAAAGGTATTGCAACAAGCAACAGAAGCCGATTACGGTTTCAGGCCTAGTTACAGGAAGGTTTGGCTGGCCAAACAGAAGGCAGTGGCACAGATATATGGAGATTGGGAAGAATCGTATGCGGAGTTGCCACGTTGGATGCTAGGAGTACAGTTTACCATGGCTGGGACAGTTACTGTGTTGAAGACCTCTCCTGTTCGAGTTGGGGGTGAGGTTGATGACTCCATGGTGTACTTTCATCGACTTTTCTGGACATTTCCACCCTGTATCGAGGCATTCCGGCATTGTAAGCCCCTCGTTAGTATTGATGGCACCCACTTGTATGGCAAGTATGGAGGCACGCTGCTGCTGGCCATAGCGCAGGATGGGAACTCAAACATCCTTCCCATCGCATTCGCCCTTGTTGAGGGAGAAAATGCAGAGTCATGGTCATTTTTCTTGTCCAACCTACGATTGCATGTGACGCCACAAGAGGGCATCCTTGTTATCTCTGATAGGCATAATGGCATCAAGGCAACACTTGAGGCACCTGAGACTGGATGGCTGCCTCCACGTGCCTTTCGTGCCTACTTCATTCGTCATGTGGCTGCGAATTTTGCCCTTACCTTTAAAGGTAAGGATGCGAGGAGGATGTTGGTCAATGTTgcctactga
- the LOC130970251 gene encoding nuclear transcription factor Y subunit B-7 yields the protein MEDESHSNLPNGFTTESPESPCLKNNNNHNNNNNNSSSNNNNKEQDRFLPIANVGRIMKKVIPANGKISKDAKETVQECVSEFISFVTGEASDKCQREKRKTINGDDIIWAITTLGFEDYVEPLKSYLQKYRDIEGEKLNVPKQQRSEQRLHHQHQHQHQQHHHHNQDETNQTLNSVYTSANLISHQPPYVATDQPFSLPFSPNSIQKQLRPQDQIDSVGHWYE from the coding sequence ATGGAAGATGAAAGCCATAGCAATTTGCCAAATGGGTTCACCACAGAAAGCCCTGAAAGCCCTTGCTTAAAGAACAACAATaaccacaacaacaacaacaacaatagtagcagcaataacaacaacaaagaaCAAGATCGCTTTCTCCCCATAGCCAATGTTGGTAGAATCATGAAAAAAGTGATCCCAGCCAACGGGAAAATTTCCAAGGACGCCAAAGAGACCGTTCAAGAATGCGTATCGGAGTTCATTAGCTTTGTCACCGGAGAAGCCTCCGACAAATGccaaagagaaaaaagaaagaccATCAATGGTGATGATATCATTTGGGCCATCACAACCCTAGGGTTTGAGGATTATGTGGAACCATTAAAATCCTATCTCCAAAAATATAGAGACATAGAAGGAGAAAAGCTTAATGTTCCAAAGCAACAACGTTCTGAACAAAGGCTACACCATCAGCATCAGCATCAGCATCAACAACACCATCACCATAACCAAGATGAAACTAATCAAACACTAAATAGTGTATATACTTCTGCAAATCTCATTTCTCATCAACCTCCTTATGTAGCCACGGATCAACCATTTTCATTGCCGTTTTCACCAAATTCAATTCAGAAACAGTTACGACCTCAAGATCAGATTGATTCCGTGGGGCATTGGTACGAGTAA
- the LOC130969661 gene encoding probable methyltransferase PMT26 encodes MAQARYTRIDNNKKSSSSFCSTVTIVVFVALCLVGVWMMTSSSVVPAQNADVTQDNKTDAAQDNTIDMKKAQSDTKEQVTDNNNSGNTRKFEDNQGDLPEDATKGDTNVTSENNSDVKENQEEKSEDKSEEKSSQESKTEDGDKKTEDKDSPTESTESNSQTTENKDSGETEKPGSGDSEKKSESDESDTKSESNENKQSDSDESANKSDSDGSEKKSDDSSETTDNKTEDKVQQSDKESDVSSNEKETDDSANKQTSTEVYASGAQSELLNENTTQNGSFSTQAAESKNEKESQASSKQSTVYNWKLCNSTAGPDYIPCLDNLKAIRKLPSTKHYEHRERHCPEEPPTCLVPLPEGYRRPITWPKSREKIWYYNVPHTKLAEYKGHQNWVKVTGEYLTFPGGGTQFKHGALHYIDTIQQSVPDIAWGRHSRVVLDVGCGVASFGGFLFERDVLTMSLAPKDEHEAQVQFALERGVPAISAVMGTVRLPYPGRVFDIVHCARCRVPWHIEGGKLLLELNRVLRPGGFFVWSATPIYQNKTEDVEIWKEMKKLIKAMCWEVVNITRDKLNGVGIATYRKPTSNECYEQRSNNEPPMCPDSDDPNAAWNVPLQSCMHKVPVSSSERGSQWPAQWPARLTNVPYWLTSSQVGVYGKPAPDDFTADYDHWKRVVSKYLDGMGIQWSNVRNVMDMRSVYGGFAAAMKDLNIWVMNVVSVDAPDTLPIIYERGLFGMYHDWCESFSTYPRSYDLLHADHLFSRLKKRCNFQAVVAEVDRILRPEGMLIVRDTAEVINELESMVKSMNWEVRMTYTKENEGFLGARKSMWRPTETVTLEYAV; translated from the exons ATGGCTCAAGCAAGATATACTAGAATAGACAATAATAAAAAGTCATCGTCCAGTTTCTGCTCGACAGTGACAATTGTTGTGTTTGTGGCTCTATGTCTGGTTGGGGTATGGATGATGACATCCTCCTCTGTAGTTCCTGCACAAAATGCCGATGTTACTCAGGACAACAAGACCGATGCTGCTCAGGACAACACGATTGACATGAAAAAAGCACAGAGTGACACGAAAGAACAGGTAACTGACAACAACAATAGTGGCAACACTCGGAAGTTTGAAGACAATCAGGGTGATCTTCCTGAGGATGCAACCAAGGGGGACACAAATGTCACCTCAGAAAACAACTCTGACGTGAAAGAAAACCAGGAAGAAAAATCAGAGGACAAGTCTGAAGAAAAGTCTTCTCAAGAATCTAAAACAGAAGATGGAGACAAGAAAACAGAGGACAAAGATTCCCCCACAGAAAGTACTGAATCAAACTCACAAACTACAGAAAACAAGGATAGTGGTGAAACTGAGAAACCTGGTTCTGGTGATAGTGAGAAGAAATCTGAATCTGATGAGAGCGATACAAAATCTGAATCGAATGAAAATAAGCAATCTGATTCAGATGAAAGTGCAAATAAATCTGATTCAGATGGAAGTGAAAAGAAATCTGATGACTCAAGTGAAACAACTGATAACAAGACAGAAGATAAGGTGCAACAAAGTGATAAAGAATCAGATGTAAGCTCCAATGAGAAGGAAACAGATGACAGTGCCAACAAGCAGACTTCAACTGAAGTATACGCTTCTGGGGCCCAGTCAGAGCTTCTGAATGAAAATACCACTCAGAATGGGTCTTTTTCAACTCAGGCAGCAGAGTCGAAGAATGAAAAGGAGTCACAAGCATCCTCCAAGCAATCCACTGTGTACAACTGGAAATTATGCAATTCCACTGCTGGCCCTGACTACATCCCATGCCTTGACAACTTGAAAGCAATCAGGAAACTTCCAAGTACCAAACATTATGAGCACCGAGAAAGGCACTGTCCTGAAGAACCTCCTACCTGCCTTGTCCCTCTTCCAGAAGGATATAGACGCCCAATTACATGGCCCAAAAGCAGAGAGAAG ATATGGTATTACAACGTTCCACACACTAAGCTTGCTGAATATAAGGGCCATCAAAATTGGGTGAAAGTTACAGGCGAGTACCTTACTTTTCCTGGTGGTGGAACCCAATTCAAGCATGGGGCACTTCATTATATTGACACTATACAACAG TCTGTACCTGATATAGCTTGGGGCAGACACTCACGTGTGGTATTAGATGTTGGATGTGGTGTTGCCAGCTTTGGTGGCTTTCTCTTTGAGAGAGACGTACTTACAATGTCTTTGGCACCAAAAGATGAACATGAAGCTCAGGTACAATTTGCACTTGAGAGGGGAGTTCCTGCCATTTCTGCCGTGATGGGTACAGTGAGGCTTCCCTACCCTGGAAGAGTATTTGATATAGTCCATTGTGCACGATGTAGAGTTCCGTGGCATATAGAAG GTGGAAAACTTCTCTTGGAGCTGAATAGAGTATTGCGGCCTGGTGGTTTCTTTGTTTGGTCTGCTACTcctatttatcaaaataagacAGAAGATGTTGAAATATGGAAAG AAATGAAAAAGCTAATAAAAGCAATGTGCTGGGAAGTTGTGAACATTACCAGGGATAAACTTAATGGAGTTGGTATAGCAACATACAGAAAGCCAACTTCTAATGAATGTTACGAGCAACGATCTAATAACGAGCCACCTATGTGTCCAGATTCTGATGATCCAAATGCAGCATG GAACGTTCCATTGCAATCTTGCATGCACAAAGTGCCAGTGAGTTCATCAGAGCGTGGTTCACAATGGCCAGCGCAATGGCCAGCAAGACTGACTAACGTACCTTATTGGTTGACAAGTTCTCAAGTTGGAGTTTATGGAAAGCCTGCCCCTGACGATTTTACTGCGGACTATGATCACTGGAAACGTGTTGTTTCCAAGTATTTAGATGGGATGGGAATTCAATGGTCAAATGTTCGAAATGTCATGGATATGAGATCAGTCTACGGAGG GTTTGCTGCAGCTATGAAAGATTTGAATATTTGGGTCATGAATGTGGTTTCAGTAGATGCTCCAGACACACTTCCTATTATATATGAACGCGGTCTTTTTGGCATGTATCATGATTGGTGTGAATCTTTTAGCACTTATCCTAGGTCCTACGATCTCCTCCATGCAGATCATCTGTTTTCAAGACTCAAGAAAAG GTGCaattttcaagctgttgtggcTGAGGTTGATCGGATTCTGAGGCCCGAAGGAATGCTTATTGTTCGAGACACTGCTGAGGTAATTAACGAGCTTGAGAGCATGGTGAAATCTATGAATTGGGAGGTTCGCATGACTTACACTAAAGAAAATGAGGGCTTTTTGGGTGCCCGGAAGTCCATGTGGCGACCTACGGAGACTGTGACGCTCGAATATGCTGTTTGA